Within Vannielia litorea, the genomic segment GCTGCGGGTGCATCACGTTGGGGGGCGATCACTCGATCACCCTGCCGATCCTGCGCGCCCACGCCAAGAAGCACGGGCCGCTGGCCTACATCCAGTTCGACGCCCACACCGACACCTGGGTGGATGACGACGCCGAGCGGATCGACCACGGCACCTTTGCCTACAAGGCGGTGAAGGAAGGACTGATCGACGTGACGCACGCGGTGCAGGTGGGCATCCGCACGGTCAACCCCGACACGATGGGGATCCAGATCGTCGATGCGCCGGAGGTGCATGACATCGGGCCGCAGGCGGTGGCGCAGATGGTGCGCGAGCGGGTGGGCGACCGGCCCTGCTATCTCAGTTTCGACATCGACGGCCTGGACCCGGCCTTTGCGCCGGGCACGGGCACGCCGGTCTGGGGCGGGCTGAGCTCGGCCCAGGCGGCGGCGATCCTGCGCGGGCTGGCGGGGATCAACCTTGTCGGCGGCGACGTGGTGGAGGTGAGCCCGCCCTTCGACCATGCGGGCATCACCGCCGTGGCGGGGGCGCATGTGGCGATGGAGCTGATCTGCCTCTGGGGCGCCGGGCGGCGCGGCTGAGCGCAAGGGCGGGGCGCGTTTCCCGCCGCGAAAATGTGGCGCGGCCACGGGGAGAGAGAGATGTTCAAGACGACTGTGACGGCCTGGCTGGTGCGGCTGGCGATCACCTGGGTGGGCGCGGGCCTCATCGCATTCCTGGTGGCCGACTACGTGTTGCGCCAGAACGTGGACGCGGTGGGCGCGGCGATGGGCGAGGTGGGCGCGGGCGTGGCCCGGATCGAGACCGGGCTGGCCGGGCAGGGCGCCGAGATCGCCGCGCTGAAGGCCGCACTGGCGGCGCAGGCCGAGGAGATCGCGGCCCTGGCCGGGGCGGGGGCTTCGCCGGCCCAGGACGTGTCGCCCGAGGCGGAGGCGGATGCGCCGGCGCCGGTGGAAGAGACGGGCGCGCGCGAAGAGCCGGCGGAGGAACCGGCGGCACCGGCCTCGGAATAGGGGCCTCTTCCGGCGTCGCCTTGCGCCGGTCTGGCGGCACTTCGCACTTTCAAATGCCGGGGGCATCCGCTATCTCCCGGGGTGCGAAGCCGAATTTGGAGCCAGCCCATGTTGCAGGACAGCGACCGCATCTTCACCAACATCTACGGGATGCACGACCGCACCCTGAAGGGGGCGCAGAAGCGGGGGCACTGGGACGGGACGGCCGGCATCATCCAGAAGGGCCGCGACTGGATCGTCAACGAGATGAAGGCCTCCGGCCTGCGCGGGCGGGGCGGTGCGGGCTTTCCGACCGGGCTGAAGTGGAGCTTCATGCCCAAGGAATCGGACGGTCGCCCGGCCTACCTGGTGGTGAACGCCGACGAGTCCGAGCCCGGCACCTGCAAGGACCGGGAGATCATGCGCCACGATCCGCATACGCTGATCGAGGGTTGCCTGATCGCCAGCTTCGCGATGAACGCGCATGCCTGCTACATCTACATCCGCGGCGAATACATCCGCGAGCGCGAGGCGCTGCAGGCGGCCATCGACGAGGCGTATGATGCGGGCTTGGTGGGCAAGAACGCCGCCGGCTCGGGCTGGGACTTTGACATCTTCCTGCATCATGGCGCGGGTGCCTACATCTGCGGCGAGGAGACCGCGCTGCTGGAGAGCCTCGAAGGCAAGAAGGGCATGCCGCGGATGAAACCGCCGTTCCCGGCGGGCGCGGGCCTCTATGGCTGCCCGACCACGGTGAACAATGTGGAATCGATCGCCGTGGTCCCGACCATCCTGCGCCGGGGCGCGGCCTGGTTCGCAGGATTCGGCCGCCAGAACAACGCGGGCACCAAGCTTTTTGCCGTCTCCGGCCACGTGAACAACCCCTGCGTGGTGGAAGAGGCGATGTCGATCACCTTCGAGGAGCTGATCGAAAAGCACTGCGGCGGTATTCGCGGCGGCTGGGACAACCTGCTGGCGGTGATTCCGGGCGGCTCCTCGGTGCCCTGCGTGCGCGGCGAGAAGATGAAGGATGCCATCATGGACTTCGATTACCTGCGCGGCGAGCTGGGCTCCGGCCTCGGCACCGCAGCGGTGATCGTGATGGACAAGCAGACCGACATCATCAAGGCGATCTGGCGGCTCAGCAAGTTCTACAAGCACGAGAGCTGCGGCCAGTGCACGCCCTGCCGCGAAGGCACAGGCTGGATGATGCGGGTGATGGGCCGGCTGGTGAAGGGCGAGGCCGGCGTGGAGGAGATCGACATGCTCTTCGACGTGACGAAGCAGGTCGAGGGCCACACGATCTGCGCCCTGGGCGATGCCGCGGCATGGCCGATCCAGGGGTTGATCCGCAACTTCCGCGACGTGATCGAGGATCGCATCGCCGGCAAGCGCGGCGCGATCGCGGCGGAGTGAGCGGAACCCTCGTTCTGGCCGCGCAGGCCATCGGCATGGTTTCGGCCCTGATCCTTTCGGGCGCCATTGCGCTCGTAGCGCTGCGCGCCGGCCTCGGCATGGGCGTTGCGGTCGGGGTCGGGCTGGGGATGCTCGTGCTGGGCCTCGTGGTGCCCTACGCGCTGCGGACCGTGGGCTTCTCGCTCGGGCTTCCGCCTGAAGTCTACATCTTTGCCTATCCGGTCTGCGGGCTCCTGTCGTCGATCCTTGCCCTTGTCGTCGCGCTGGTGAGCTGGCCGCGCCCGCAGTAGCGGTAAACCGCCGAACTTCATGAAAATCAAGGACATGTGAGGGTCTGTCAGTGGATGACAGTCCCCTTGTTATTGCATAGCGGCAGGGGCCGACCCATCTGGGAACCCAAGCCCGAGGTGCGGAATGTGCCCGGCAGGACAGAGAAGGTGAACGTGATGACACATGCAGGCAAGATGCTGGCGGGCGCGGTGGTGACGGTGATGCTGGCGCTGGGATTCTCCGGCGCCGCGGCCGCGAAATCGCTCGCCGACAGCAGAGCGGTGACCGGCGGGCTGATCTCGGTGGGGATCGCGCTGGAAGTGGCCGAGAAATGCCCGGAGATCTCCACCCGGACGATCAAGGGCTACAGTTTTCTCAACAGCCTGAAGAGCCAGGCCCGCAAGGAAGGCTTCAGCGATGCGGAGATCGAAGCCTATGTCGACGACAAGGCCGAGAAGGAAAAGCTGATCGCCAAGGCGCGCGCCTACATGAAGTCGAAGGGCGTGGATGGAAGCACCGCGAGCTATTGCAAGCTGGGCCGCGAGGAGATCGCCGCGAACACCCAGGCGGGCGCGCTGATGCGGGCGCGGTGACACGGCCGGCCGCTGCAGCGCGGCGGTGCTGGTAAGGCTTGGCGCTTGTTAGGGATTTTTCGGGGACGTGAGGGTTGAAACTCACCCCCCGGCACGCCTAAAAGAGCGCAGCATCACCCGGATGCGGCGCGGCGGGGTATGGGCCTTTTGCGAGCGCCCTTTCGGGGCAGCCAAGAGGGCCCCGCATGAGCGACCTGCGCAAGATCATCATTGACGGACAGGAGATCGAGGTGGAGGGCGCGTTGACGCTCATCCAGGCCTGTGAACAGGCCGGGATCGAGGTTCCGCGATTCTGCTACCACGAGCGCCTGAGCATCGCTGGCAACTGCCGGATGTGCCTGGTGGAGGTTGTGGGCGGTCCGCCCAAGCCCGCCGCCAGCTGCGCCATGCAGGTCAAGGACCTGCGCCCCGGCCCCGAGGGCCAGCCGCCGGTGGTGAAGACCAATTCGCCGATGGTGAAGAAGGCCCGCGAGGGGGTGATGGAGTTTCTGCTCATCAACCACCCGCTCGACTGCCCGATCT encodes:
- a CDS encoding DUF5333 domain-containing protein: MTHAGKMLAGAVVTVMLALGFSGAAAAKSLADSRAVTGGLISVGIALEVAEKCPEISTRTIKGYSFLNSLKSQARKEGFSDAEIEAYVDDKAEKEKLIAKARAYMKSKGVDGSTASYCKLGREEIAANTQAGALMRAR
- the nuoF gene encoding NADH-quinone oxidoreductase subunit NuoF; translation: MLQDSDRIFTNIYGMHDRTLKGAQKRGHWDGTAGIIQKGRDWIVNEMKASGLRGRGGAGFPTGLKWSFMPKESDGRPAYLVVNADESEPGTCKDREIMRHDPHTLIEGCLIASFAMNAHACYIYIRGEYIREREALQAAIDEAYDAGLVGKNAAGSGWDFDIFLHHGAGAYICGEETALLESLEGKKGMPRMKPPFPAGAGLYGCPTTVNNVESIAVVPTILRRGAAWFAGFGRQNNAGTKLFAVSGHVNNPCVVEEAMSITFEELIEKHCGGIRGGWDNLLAVIPGGSSVPCVRGEKMKDAIMDFDYLRGELGSGLGTAAVIVMDKQTDIIKAIWRLSKFYKHESCGQCTPCREGTGWMMRVMGRLVKGEAGVEEIDMLFDVTKQVEGHTICALGDAAAWPIQGLIRNFRDVIEDRIAGKRGAIAAE
- the speB gene encoding agmatinase; this translates as MALEDAKTQVDQAFTRETSRGASFENTFGGATSFLRRRYTKDLAGYDLAVTGVPFDQAVTNRTGTRFGPRAIREASTLQPYDPPYGWDYDPLEELAIADYGDLAFDYAKVWEFPAALEAHVAGILDAGCGCITLGGDHSITLPILRAHAKKHGPLAYIQFDAHTDTWVDDDAERIDHGTFAYKAVKEGLIDVTHAVQVGIRTVNPDTMGIQIVDAPEVHDIGPQAVAQMVRERVGDRPCYLSFDIDGLDPAFAPGTGTPVWGGLSSAQAAAILRGLAGINLVGGDVVEVSPPFDHAGITAVAGAHVAMELICLWGAGRRG